A single genomic interval of Psychroserpens sp. NJDZ02 harbors:
- a CDS encoding S8 family serine peptidase has translation MKHVYFLILVIYSSCLCAQEHAWVYLTGKPDSVTALANPISILTQKALDRKAAHNVSVDFRDVPVDETYITSIKSQTGITVVSKSKWFNALHVLGTQADINALLTVTVNGDLVVSSITYADASLNARPGANQNKHDFEASLTDFTYGNATNQVRMIGVDDLHQHSDDYTGTGMTVAVIDAGFPSVNTMNGFQRLRDANGILGGYDFVDRNTDVYAYTGNSHGTWVLSDMAGFIQDQFVGTAPDANYYLFRTENAETETPLEESLWVEAAERADSLGVDVINSSLGYTTFDNPNYSYTPAQMDGNTAYITKGANIAFEKGILVVNSAGNFGGGSWQIVGAPADAAGVFSIGAVQANGMYASFSSTGNSTQPTQKPDVVAQGQASYVIGTNDAIITLNGTSFSSPILAGGIVCLWQALPTKSNAEIMQLVRESASQYTTPDYFLGYGIPDLSLALADGLLSVDNFEAESTTLKVYPNPVAEQLNIQLSSRFKDASVRLYDVLGKQVMDSKITTSHKSINTSALAKGVYLMKIEAQYLSVTRKIIKK, from the coding sequence ATGAAACACGTTTACTTTTTAATACTAGTCATTTACTCGTCTTGTTTGTGTGCTCAAGAGCATGCTTGGGTTTATTTAACGGGTAAACCGGATAGTGTAACAGCATTAGCTAATCCTATTTCAATTTTAACTCAAAAGGCATTGGATAGAAAAGCCGCACATAACGTTAGTGTGGATTTTAGAGATGTACCTGTGGATGAGACTTATATTACTTCCATAAAATCTCAAACAGGTATTACTGTGGTTTCAAAATCAAAATGGTTTAATGCCTTACATGTACTAGGAACACAAGCTGATATAAATGCTTTATTAACGGTCACCGTTAATGGTGATTTAGTTGTTAGTAGCATAACTTATGCAGATGCTAGTTTAAATGCTAGACCAGGTGCAAATCAAAATAAACATGATTTTGAAGCTAGTTTAACAGACTTCACATATGGTAATGCTACAAATCAGGTGCGTATGATAGGCGTAGACGACTTACATCAACATAGTGATGACTATACTGGAACTGGTATGACCGTTGCTGTCATAGATGCTGGTTTTCCTAGTGTAAATACCATGAATGGGTTTCAACGTTTAAGAGATGCTAACGGAATTTTAGGAGGTTATGATTTTGTAGATCGCAATACCGATGTCTATGCCTACACCGGTAATTCTCATGGGACTTGGGTGCTTAGTGATATGGCGGGTTTTATTCAAGATCAATTTGTAGGTACTGCTCCAGATGCTAATTATTATTTATTCAGAACAGAAAATGCTGAGACAGAAACACCTTTGGAAGAAAGTCTTTGGGTAGAAGCAGCAGAACGTGCGGATAGTTTAGGGGTTGATGTTATTAATTCATCTTTAGGGTATACCACCTTTGATAATCCTAATTATAGTTATACACCAGCTCAGATGGATGGAAACACGGCATATATTACAAAAGGAGCTAATATTGCTTTCGAAAAAGGAATTTTAGTGGTTAACTCTGCAGGAAATTTTGGAGGAGGTAGTTGGCAGATTGTTGGGGCACCAGCGGATGCTGCAGGAGTTTTTAGTATTGGTGCTGTGCAAGCTAATGGTATGTATGCGTCATTTAGCAGTACAGGAAACAGTACACAACCCACTCAAAAGCCGGATGTTGTAGCTCAAGGCCAAGCTAGTTACGTGATAGGTACTAATGATGCTATTATAACGTTAAATGGAACTTCGTTTAGTTCGCCAATTTTAGCTGGAGGTATTGTCTGTTTATGGCAAGCCTTACCCACAAAGTCAAATGCAGAAATTATGCAATTAGTACGTGAGTCAGCTTCGCAATACACTACGCCAGATTATTTTTTAGGATATGGTATTCCTGATTTAAGTTTAGCATTAGCAGACGGGCTATTATCTGTAGATAATTTTGAAGCCGAAAGTACTACACTTAAAGTGTATCCTAATCCTGTAGCGGAACAATTAAATATACAATTATCTAGTCGATTTAAAGACGCTAGCGTACGATTATATGATGTCTTAGGAAAGCAGGTCATGGATAGTAAAATAACAACAAGTCATAAAAGTATTAATACATCCGCTTTAGCTAAAGGCGTGTATTTAATGAAAATAGAAGCTCAATATTTATCCGTCACTAGAAAGATTATAAAAAAATAA
- the mnmA gene encoding tRNA 2-thiouridine(34) synthase MnmA translates to MKKRVIVGLSGGVDSSVAAYLLQEQGYEVIGLFMKNWHDDSVTISDECPWLDDSNDAMLVAEKLGIPFQTVDLSEQYKERIVDYMFDEYEKGRTPNPDVLCNREIKFDVFMKIALDLGADYVATGHYCRKTTITKDGKEVHQLLAGQDPNKDQSYFLCQLSQEQLAKALFPVGELLKPQVRAIAKEQELTTADKKDSQGLCFIGKVRLPEFLQQQLKPKEGVIVEIPRDNAFYNETVPSFNSKLEALQYHSRKPSYEVSQGKIMGKHQGAHYFTKGQRKGLAVGGTVEPLFVIDTDVKENVIYTGQGTSHPGLYKSALFVSNEELHWVREDLALKTGETMSVLARIRYRQPLENATLHKLESGLYVEFENPQSAITEGQFVAWYLDEELVGSGVIS, encoded by the coding sequence ATGAAAAAGAGAGTTATTGTTGGTTTGTCAGGAGGTGTAGATTCTAGTGTTGCTGCTTATTTATTACAGGAACAAGGATATGAGGTTATTGGACTTTTTATGAAAAACTGGCATGATGACTCAGTTACTATTTCTGACGAATGTCCTTGGTTAGATGATAGTAATGATGCAATGTTGGTTGCAGAAAAATTAGGGATTCCATTTCAAACCGTAGATTTAAGCGAGCAATATAAAGAACGTATTGTGGACTATATGTTTGACGAGTATGAAAAAGGACGCACTCCAAATCCTGATGTGTTATGTAATAGAGAGATCAAATTTGATGTCTTTATGAAAATAGCATTAGACTTAGGTGCCGATTATGTAGCAACAGGTCATTATTGCAGAAAAACAACAATTACCAAGGATGGTAAAGAAGTACATCAGCTATTGGCTGGTCAAGATCCAAATAAAGATCAATCTTATTTTTTATGTCAATTATCTCAGGAGCAACTAGCAAAAGCGCTGTTTCCTGTTGGGGAATTGTTGAAACCTCAAGTGAGAGCAATAGCAAAAGAGCAAGAACTGACTACCGCAGATAAAAAAGATTCTCAAGGGTTATGTTTTATAGGAAAAGTAAGATTACCAGAATTTTTACAACAACAACTTAAACCAAAGGAAGGTGTTATTGTAGAAATTCCAAGGGATAATGCGTTTTATAATGAAACAGTTCCAAGCTTTAATTCTAAATTAGAAGCTTTACAATACCACTCAAGAAAGCCTAGTTATGAAGTGTCTCAAGGAAAAATAATGGGTAAACATCAAGGCGCACATTATTTTACTAAAGGACAACGTAAAGGATTAGCAGTGGGTGGAACAGTAGAACCATTATTTGTTATTGATACAGATGTAAAAGAGAATGTTATTTATACAGGTCAAGGAACATCTCACCCTGGATTATACAAAAGTGCATTGTTTGTCTCTAATGAAGAATTGCATTGGGTGCGAGAAGATTTAGCCTTAAAAACAGGCGAAACAATGTCTGTTTTAGCAAGGATTAGATATAGACAGCCTTTAGAAAATGCAACCTTACATAAATTAGAATCAGGTTTGTATGTCGAATTTGAAAACCCGCAGTCGGCCATAACGGAAGGGCAGTTTGTAGCTTGGTATTTGGATGAAGAATTAGTTGGTTCAGGTGTAATTTCTTAA
- a CDS encoding fasciclin domain-containing protein — MKTIKNLSLVFLAFVTLWSCSDDDDATTPTTTQELNIVETAQATPSLSILVEAVVQAGLVDALSASGSRTVLAPTNDAFTAFLQANGFATLADVPNDVLQEILLNHVIDDANIMSSDLAGATGYTNTLASGPNSTNLSIFWDGTDGVTFNGASSVALADISTSNGIVHVVDAVIDLPTIATFATTNPALTNLVAALQYADTGMPTVPYIDTVSDATAGPFTVFAPTDAAFGNLLVELEVDALTDIATSTIDAALTYHIVNANVQSSMLASGPVTTLGGDLTADATLFTLTDVNDRVSNIVTTLVDIQAVNGVVHVIDNVLLPQL, encoded by the coding sequence ATGAAAACAATCAAAAATTTATCCCTCGTATTTTTAGCATTTGTTACATTATGGTCTTGTAGTGACGATGACGATGCAACAACACCGACAACAACACAAGAATTGAATATTGTCGAAACCGCACAAGCAACTCCAAGCCTAAGTATTTTAGTAGAAGCTGTTGTGCAAGCAGGATTAGTAGACGCCCTATCGGCTTCAGGAAGTCGTACCGTATTAGCACCAACCAATGACGCTTTTACCGCATTTTTACAAGCAAATGGTTTTGCTACACTTGCAGATGTTCCAAATGACGTATTACAAGAAATTTTATTAAATCATGTTATTGATGATGCAAACATCATGTCTTCAGACTTAGCAGGAGCGACAGGTTACACCAATACATTAGCTTCAGGACCTAATAGCACAAATCTGAGTATCTTTTGGGACGGAACAGACGGTGTCACTTTTAATGGTGCATCAAGCGTGGCACTAGCAGACATTTCTACATCAAACGGAATTGTACATGTCGTGGATGCCGTAATTGATTTACCAACTATTGCAACTTTTGCAACAACAAACCCAGCGTTAACTAACTTGGTTGCAGCATTACAATATGCAGATACAGGTATGCCAACAGTACCTTACATTGACACTGTATCAGATGCAACAGCTGGACCATTTACAGTATTTGCGCCAACTGATGCTGCTTTTGGTAACCTATTAGTAGAATTAGAAGTTGATGCATTAACAGATATAGCTACATCAACTATAGATGCCGCATTAACCTATCATATTGTAAACGCTAACGTGCAATCATCAATGTTAGCTAGTGGACCAGTAACGACTCTTGGAGGCGATCTCACTGCCGATGCGACACTTTTTACACTTACAGATGTAAATGATAGAGTTAGTAATATAGTTACAACATTAGTGGATATTCAAGCTGTAAACGGTGTAGTACATGTTATAGATAACGTATTATTACCGCAATTATAA
- a CDS encoding toxin-antitoxin system YwqK family antitoxin, with protein MKKLIILCIVLITNTVLFAQNLNQFDANGQRHGQWKKNFTKTKVVRYEGAFDHGKEIGTFKFYKNIDNKPVLTATKIFNNDNELAEVVFFASTGKKISEGRMRGRNHIGKWVIFHNKSDQVMTEELYNDKGTLEGQRLVYYLNGQVAEDAQYQDGLLHGESKWYAENGTLLKSATFKLDKFDGAYKTYNKEGVIATEGQYRDDVKCCVWKRYKTGKLVEEKDLDKKG; from the coding sequence ATGAAAAAACTAATTATTCTATGTATTGTTTTAATAACCAATACTGTATTATTTGCACAAAATTTAAATCAGTTTGATGCTAATGGACAACGTCATGGACAATGGAAAAAGAATTTTACTAAAACAAAGGTAGTGAGATATGAAGGCGCATTTGATCATGGTAAAGAAATCGGAACCTTTAAGTTTTACAAAAACATTGATAATAAACCAGTATTAACGGCGACCAAAATATTTAATAATGATAACGAATTAGCAGAAGTTGTTTTTTTTGCTAGTACTGGAAAAAAAATTAGTGAAGGCCGAATGCGAGGTCGTAACCATATTGGTAAATGGGTGATTTTTCATAATAAGTCAGACCAAGTCATGACGGAGGAGTTATATAACGATAAAGGAACCTTAGAAGGACAACGTTTAGTGTATTATTTAAATGGACAGGTAGCGGAGGACGCGCAGTATCAAGATGGATTGTTACATGGAGAATCTAAGTGGTATGCGGAAAATGGAACGTTGCTTAAAAGTGCAACTTTTAAATTAGATAAGTTTGATGGTGCTTACAAAACTTATAATAAAGAAGGGGTAATTGCAACAGAAGGGCAATATAGAGACGATGTTAAATGTTGTGTTTGGAAACGGTATAAGACTGGTAAATTGGTTGAAGAAAAGGATTTGGATAAAAAAGGATAA
- the yidC gene encoding membrane protein insertase YidC encodes MEEKKLDVKSIIGFVLIFGILLFMMWQNQPSEEERLVQEAEKKAQIEANKKAEASAQTDTKTTTALDYAKPTDSAQVAALQSKIGAFAYSAATSTFNGDDLTVSNDVLELKFNTKGGHLSEVKLKNFVDFDSVPIYLVKNGNAIFNINFQTNDNRTLNTKDLYFQPTVSKSGDNTIVSMKLKTAENNFLEYNYVIKPKQYMVDFTMKSQGLETAINTSAPINLEWTQKAYRHDQSISFENRYTRLTYQAEGDVDKLSQGGDDDETEADVDWLSYRQHFFSSILTTDKPFKSVDFSSKNLVEDEAKDSIFTKQFSSKTTLALSGANINNNLKLYYGPTDSEILKQYDNNLAESVQFGWGIFGWINKYLFFPLFGFLSSFLPYGVAIIVMTILIKLAMSFVQYKQYLSQMKLKVLKPELDAIREKHKDNKMKAQQETMALQNKAGASPMAGCLPALIQMPVFYALFMFFPIAFALRQKKFLWAEDLSSYDVVAELPFHIPLYGDHVSLFPILAAIAIFFYMKLTTGQNQMSAPTQEGMPDMAKMMKYMIYFAPIMMLIFFNQYASGLSLYYFVSNLISIGILLVIKNFILDEDKIHANIQVQKAKPKKESKFQQKMKTMMEQAEKQKQAQAQQKNKKK; translated from the coding sequence ATGGAAGAAAAAAAACTAGACGTTAAGTCGATAATAGGTTTTGTATTAATATTCGGAATCTTGTTATTCATGATGTGGCAAAACCAGCCAAGTGAAGAAGAAAGACTAGTACAAGAAGCAGAAAAGAAAGCGCAAATTGAAGCTAATAAAAAAGCAGAAGCTAGTGCACAAACAGATACTAAAACAACAACTGCCTTAGATTACGCAAAACCAACAGATTCTGCTCAAGTAGCGGCATTACAATCTAAGATTGGGGCTTTTGCTTATTCTGCAGCAACATCAACTTTTAATGGTGATGATTTAACGGTTAGTAACGATGTTTTAGAATTAAAGTTTAACACTAAAGGGGGGCATTTATCAGAAGTAAAGCTTAAAAACTTTGTAGATTTTGATTCTGTTCCAATCTATTTAGTGAAAAATGGAAATGCAATTTTTAATATCAATTTCCAAACTAATGATAATAGAACTTTAAATACAAAAGATTTATATTTTCAACCTACAGTAAGCAAAAGTGGAGACAACACTATTGTATCAATGAAGTTGAAAACTGCTGAAAATAATTTTTTAGAATATAACTATGTGATTAAGCCTAAGCAATACATGGTAGATTTTACTATGAAATCTCAAGGTTTAGAAACAGCAATAAATACATCTGCTCCGATTAATTTAGAGTGGACTCAAAAAGCATATAGACATGATCAAAGTATTAGCTTTGAAAATAGATATACACGTCTAACGTATCAAGCAGAAGGTGATGTTGATAAATTATCTCAAGGAGGAGATGATGATGAGACAGAAGCTGATGTGGATTGGTTATCTTATAGACAACACTTTTTTAGTTCTATTTTAACGACGGACAAACCGTTTAAGAGTGTAGATTTTTCTTCTAAAAATTTAGTAGAAGATGAAGCTAAAGATTCTATTTTTACTAAACAGTTTTCTTCAAAAACAACGTTAGCTTTAAGTGGGGCAAATATCAATAACAATTTAAAGTTGTATTATGGTCCTACAGATAGTGAGATCTTAAAACAATACGATAATAACTTAGCAGAGAGTGTACAATTTGGATGGGGAATTTTTGGTTGGATTAATAAGTATTTATTTTTCCCATTATTTGGTTTCTTAAGTTCATTCTTACCTTATGGTGTTGCCATTATTGTAATGACAATCTTAATTAAGTTAGCCATGAGTTTTGTGCAGTACAAGCAGTACTTATCTCAGATGAAACTGAAGGTGTTAAAGCCAGAATTGGATGCTATTAGAGAGAAGCACAAGGATAACAAAATGAAAGCGCAACAAGAGACTATGGCGCTTCAAAATAAAGCTGGGGCAAGTCCTATGGCTGGATGTTTACCAGCTTTAATACAAATGCCTGTATTTTATGCGTTATTTATGTTTTTCCCAATTGCCTTTGCTTTAAGACAGAAAAAGTTTTTATGGGCAGAAGATTTATCATCTTATGATGTTGTAGCAGAATTACCGTTCCATATTCCATTATACGGAGATCACGTAAGTTTGTTCCCTATTTTAGCAGCCATCGCTATTTTCTTTTACATGAAGTTAACGACTGGTCAAAACCAAATGTCAGCACCAACACAAGAAGGGATGCCTGATATGGCTAAGATGATGAAGTACATGATTTACTTTGCACCAATTATGATGCTTATCTTCTTTAACCAATATGCGTCAGGTTTAAGTTTATATTACTTTGTCTCTAACTTAATTAGTATCGGTATTTTATTAGTGATCAAGAATTTTATTTTAGATGAAGATAAGATTCATGCTAATATTCAGGTTCAGAAAGCAAAACCGAAAAAGGAAAGTAAATTTCAGCAAAAAATGAAAACAATGATGGAGCAAGCTGAAAAACAAAAACAAGCGCAAGCACAACAAAAGAATAAGAAAAAGTAA